Proteins from one Ranitomeya variabilis isolate aRanVar5 chromosome 1, aRanVar5.hap1, whole genome shotgun sequence genomic window:
- the PTPRA gene encoding receptor-type tyrosine-protein phosphatase alpha, with translation MDSWHALFLLTCSITCVVAENVTLATQSADVLNATSGPTAQIPPVLSSTGSGANPDSTEPKQDPAVATTTATVVLAPTSNVTHNPPAIIPTSNDTDPGNYTLSENITAHATTVSSVSRKSTPAVPFHDEKTTVGGVPEQSPTWRIPTDESFTTTGAPEEEGPDETPIIAVMVALSSLLIIVFIIIVLYMLRFKKYKQAGSHSNSFRLSNGRADDMEPQSMPLLARSPSTNRKYPPLPVEKLEEEINRRMADDNKLFREEFNALPACPIQATCEAASKEENKEKNRYVNILPYDHSRLHLSPIEGVPDSDYINASFINGYQEKNKFIAAQGPKEETVNDFWRMIWEQNTATIVMVTNLKERKECKCAQYWPDQGCWTYGNVRVSVEDMTVLVDYTVRKFCIQQVGDVSNKKPQRLVTQFHFTSWPDFGVPFTPIGMLKFLKKVKTCNPQYAGPIVVHCSAGVGRTGTFIVIDAMLDMMNAEKKVDVYGFVSRIRAQRCQMVQTDMQYVFIYQALLEHFLYGDTELEVTSLETHLQKLYNKIPGTHSNGLEEEFKKLTSIKIQNDKMRTGNLPANMKKNRVLQIIPYEFNRVIIPVKRGEENTDYVNASFIDGYRQKDSYIASQGPLRHTMEDFWRMIWEWKSCSIVMLTELEERGQEKCAQYWPSEGVMSLGDITIELKKEEECESYTVRDLLVTNTRENKARQIRQFHFHGWPEVGIPTDGKGMINIIAAVQKQQQQSGNHPITVHCSAGAGRTGTFCALSTVLERVKAEGILDVFQTVKSLRLQRPHMVQTLEQYEFCYRVVQEYIDAFSDYANFK, from the exons ATGGATTCCTGGCACGCTCTCTTCCTGCTGACATGCTCCATCACGTGTGTCGTGGCTGAGAACGTCACCCTCG CTACCCAAAGTGCAGATGTTTTGAACGCCACGTCGGGTCCAACGGCACAGATCCCCCCGGTGCTGTCTAGTACTGGCAGCGGTGCCAATCCTGACAGTACAGAACCTAAGCAGGACCCTGCCGTCGCTACAACCACTGCCACAGTCGTCCTCGCGCCTACCTCCAATGTCACCCACAACCCTCCCGCCATCATCCCCACCAGCAACGACACAGACCCTGGGAATTACACACTGTCCGAGAACATCACTGCTCATGCCACCACCGTCAGCTCCGTCAGCAGGAAAAGCACCCCGGCCGTCCCCTTCCATGACGAGAAAACCACCGTGGGCGGCGTCCCAGAACAGAGCCCGACATGGAGAATCCCAACTGATGAAAGCTTCACGACCACAG GTGCCCCAGAGGAAGAAGGTCCAG ATGAGACCCCCATTATAGCCGTTATGGTGGCACTGTCCTCTCTCCTCATCATCGTTTTCATCATTATAGTGCTGTACATGCTGCG gtttAAGAAATACAAACAAGCAGGGAGTCACTCCAATTCCTTCCGGCTGTCAAATGGCCGAGCTGATGACATGG AACCTCAGAGCATGCCGCTATTAGCGAGATCTCCCAGCACCAACCGCAAGTACCCGCCGCTGCCGGTGGAGAAGCTGGAGGAGGAGATAAACCGCAGAATGGCCGACGACAACAAGCTCTTCCGGGAAGAGTTCAAT GCACTGCCGGCCTGTCCCATACAAGCTACCTGCGAAGCCGCTTCGAAGGAAGAGAACAAGGAGAAGAACAGATACGTGAACATCTTACCTT ATGATCATTCCAGACTTCACTTGAGTCCCATCGAAGGAGTTCCAGATTCCGACTACATTAACGCCTCCTTCATCAAT GGTTACCAAGAGAAGAACAAGTTTATAGCAGCCCAAG GTCCAAAAGAAGAAACTGTGAACGATTTCTGGAGGATGATTTGGGAACAGAATACGGCGACCATAGTCATGGTGACGAACCTGAAAGAAAGGAAGGAG TGTAAATGTGCCCAGTACTGGCCGGACCAGGGGTGCTGGACGTATGGAAATGTCCGCGTGTCTGTAGAAGATATGACCGTCCTGGTGGATTACACCGTACGGAAGTTCTGCATCCAGCAG GTCGGTGATGTCTCCAATAAGAAGCCTCAGCGCCTTGTCACCCAGTTCCACTTCACCAGCTGGCCTGATTTCGGGGTGCCTTTTACTCCCATAGGGATGTTAAAATTTCTGAAAAAAGTGAAAACCTGTAACCCGCAGTACGCCGGGCCCATCGTAGTGCACTGCAG CGCCGGCGTGGGCCGCACCGGGACCTTCATCGTCATAGACGCCATGCTGGATATGATGAATGCAGAGAAGAAGGTGGATGTGTACGGGTTTGTCAGCCGGATCCGGGCTCAGCGCTGTCAGATGGTACAGACAGAT ATGCAGTACGTCTTCATCTACCAAGCGCTGCTGGAACATTTCCTTTATGGAGACACCGAGCTGGAGGTGACGTCTCTGGAAACCCATCTCCAGAAGTTGTACAATAAGATCCCCGGGACCCACAGCAACGGCCTCGAGGAGGAGTTTAAG AAATTAACGTCCATTAAAATTCAGAACGACAAGATGAGGACGGGGAACCTTCCCGCCAACATGAAGAAGAACCGGGTTCTGCAGATAATTCCTT ATGAATTtaacagagtaattataccggtaaAGCGAGGAGAAGAAAATACAGATTATGTAAATGCCTCCTTCATTGAT GGCTACAGACAGAAAGACTCGTACATTGCGAGCCAGGGCCCATTACGTCACACCATGGAGGATTTCTGGAGGATGATTTGGGAGTGGAAATCCTGTTCTATTGTAATGTTAACCGAGCTGGAGGAAAGAGGACAG GAGAAGTGTGCACAGTATTGGCCGTCAGAGGGCGTCATGTCACTTGGGGATATCACTATAGaactgaagaaagaggaggaatGTGAGAGCTACACAGTGCGAGATCTACTGGTCACCAACACCCGG GAAAACAAAGCCCGTCAGATCCGACAGTTCCACTTTCACGGGTGGCCGGAGGTTGGGATCCCAACAGATGGAAAAGGGATGATCAATATCATCGCGGCCGTACAAAAACAGCAACAGCAGTCCGGGAATCACCCGATCACTGTGCACTGCAG TGCTGGCGCTGGGAGGACGGGGACGTTCTGCGCCCTGAGTACAGTCCTGGAGAGAGTGAAAGCTGAGGGAATTCTAGACGTCTTTCAGACCGTGAAAAGCTTGAGGTTACAGCGGCCACACATGGTCCAGACACTG GAGCAGTACGAGTTCTGCTACAGAGTGGTGCAAGAATACATCGACGCCTTCTCGGACTACGCCAACTTCAAATAA